The following proteins are encoded in a genomic region of Paenibacillus sp. FSL H3-0469:
- a CDS encoding histidine phosphatase family protein — MTTLYFVRHAHSTYSTDELNRPLSEDGRADAQRVTRLLLHENINILISSPYKRAIQTIEGLEKPLRTRIVIEDDFKERILSAEPVADFGLAMDQVWADYSFAWPGGESNLVAQKRGVQALYKVLQQYKGNSIAIGTHGNMMVLIMNALDKRYDYSFWKQLEMPDIYKLSFVENKLVSVQRIWQ; from the coding sequence ATTACCACTCTGTACTTCGTACGACATGCTCACTCTACTTATTCTACCGACGAATTGAATAGACCTTTATCCGAAGATGGACGGGCAGACGCACAGAGAGTTACCCGTCTACTACTTCATGAGAATATTAACATTCTGATCTCTAGTCCCTATAAACGGGCTATACAAACCATTGAGGGGCTGGAGAAACCGCTCAGGACTAGGATTGTAATTGAAGATGATTTTAAAGAAAGAATCTTATCTGCTGAGCCTGTCGCCGATTTCGGGCTTGCTATGGATCAGGTCTGGGCGGATTATTCCTTCGCCTGGCCGGGAGGAGAATCCAATCTGGTTGCCCAGAAGAGAGGCGTACAAGCACTCTATAAAGTTTTGCAGCAATATAAAGGAAATTCAATCGCTATCGGAACGCACGGTAATATGATGGTCCTGATCATGAATGCTCTGGATAAGCGTTATGATTATAGCTTCTGGAAGCAGTTAGAAATGCCCGACATCTATAAGCTAAGCTTCGTTGAGAACAAGCTTGTGAGTGTACAGCGTATTTGGCAATAA
- a CDS encoding ClbS/DfsB family four-helix bundle protein — protein sequence MASYEYSSRQELMDSIHNLYLLLDAEYDGINNTYKDMRIPEVDKTPAEIIAYQLGWLDLVRGWDRSELEGQTFSMPAADFKWNQLGGLYQSFYSKYAEYSLPELRELFRQSEQQWLDWIETLTEEELFIQGARKWTGTKENWPMARWIHINSAAPFKTFRGKIRKWKKHCPEGLAE from the coding sequence ATGGCAAGCTATGAATACTCATCCCGGCAGGAGCTGATGGACTCGATCCATAATCTGTACCTGCTCTTGGATGCCGAGTATGATGGAATTAACAATACATATAAGGATATGCGAATTCCCGAGGTGGACAAAACCCCTGCCGAGATCATCGCTTATCAGCTGGGCTGGCTGGATTTGGTTAGGGGCTGGGACCGGAGCGAGCTGGAGGGACAGACCTTCTCCATGCCCGCTGCGGATTTCAAGTGGAATCAGCTCGGCGGGTTGTATCAGTCCTTTTACAGCAAATATGCGGAGTATTCTCTGCCTGAGTTGCGCGAGCTCTTCCGGCAATCAGAGCAACAGTGGCTGGACTGGATCGAAACATTGACGGAGGAGGAGCTGTTCATCCAAGGCGCGCGTAAGTGGACCGGAACCAAGGAGAACTGGCCGATGGCCCGGTGGATTCACATTAACTCTGCCGCTCCGTTCAAGACCTTTCGGGGGAAAATCCGGAAATGGAAAAAGCATTGTCCTGAAGGACTGGCAGAGTGA